Proteins from a genomic interval of Acetobacterium woodii DSM 1030:
- a CDS encoding lysophospholipid acyltransferase family protein: MIYKIGRFIAYLISLVLYRVTVIGKENIPETGGALLCPNHISNIDPVVVAFATSREIHYMAKAELFKNIILNWFFKKVKAFPVNREKVSVETVKTALRVLKDGEILGIFPEGRRVKQDEHVQPASGFIVFAVKTKTPIVPVRIKGKYSFRSKIEVIIGKPIYLEEYYGKKLSEEELRRLSETIMNTVYTLETT; encoded by the coding sequence ATGATTTACAAAATTGGCCGTTTTATAGCGTATCTAATCAGCTTAGTGCTTTATCGAGTCACCGTCATCGGTAAGGAAAATATTCCTGAAACGGGGGGAGCACTTCTTTGTCCGAATCATATCAGTAACATTGATCCAGTGGTGGTAGCTTTTGCGACTTCCCGGGAAATTCATTATATGGCTAAAGCAGAACTATTTAAAAATATAATCTTGAATTGGTTTTTTAAAAAGGTCAAGGCCTTTCCGGTTAATCGTGAAAAAGTTTCGGTTGAAACCGTTAAGACAGCCTTGCGCGTGCTAAAAGATGGTGAAATTTTGGGAATCTTCCCGGAAGGACGTCGCGTCAAACAAGACGAACACGTTCAACCAGCCAGTGGTTTTATTGTTTTTGCAGTTAAGACCAAAACCCCAATTGTTCCAGTACGGATAAAAGGAAAATATAGTTTTAGAAGTAAGATCGAAGTCATTATTGGTAAACCCATTTATCTGGAAGAGTATTACGGCAAAAAATTATCAGAAGAAGAATTGCGGCGGTTGAGTGAAACAATTATGAATACAGTGTATACACTGGAAACCACTTGA
- a CDS encoding iron-sulfur cluster assembly scaffold protein — protein sequence MEYTDVVMENFTCPKHVGELEDANGIGQVGSPACGDIMKIFLKINDDGVIEDASFKTFGCGAAVASSSMATDMIIGKTIEEAGKFKNSDVVDALGGLPSEKIHCSVLAAEAIQAAIADYQNNKA from the coding sequence ATGGAATATACAGATGTAGTAATGGAAAATTTTACTTGTCCTAAACATGTTGGAGAACTTGAAGACGCAAATGGGATCGGCCAAGTTGGTAGTCCCGCTTGTGGTGACATTATGAAAATTTTCTTAAAAATAAATGATGATGGTGTTATCGAAGATGCATCATTTAAAACTTTTGGCTGTGGGGCAGCAGTTGCAAGCAGTAGCATGGCAACCGATATGATCATTGGAAAAACGATTGAAGAGGCCGGCAAATTTAAAAATTCGGATGTTGTTGATGCCCTTGGCGGTTTACCCTCGGAAAAAATTCATTGCTCGGTTTTAGCAGCTGAGGCAATTCAGGCGGCAATCGCCGATTATCAAAATAATAAAGCATAA
- a CDS encoding RrF2 family transcriptional regulator produces the protein MRLSTKGRYGVLAMVELALQYGKGPVSIKEIAEKQNFSDSYMEQLFSALKNAGLVKSLRGARGGYILAKDPDKIMVGEIIRALEGPIEFAECIDGGGNMTCIKSPECVTRGLWKEISDSISNVIDNRSLQDLLNK, from the coding sequence TTGAGACTTTCAACAAAAGGAAGATATGGTGTCCTTGCCATGGTGGAACTGGCGCTTCAATACGGTAAAGGCCCAGTTTCAATTAAAGAAATTGCCGAAAAGCAGAATTTTTCAGATTCATATATGGAGCAACTTTTTTCTGCATTAAAAAATGCCGGACTTGTAAAAAGTTTAAGAGGCGCTCGCGGTGGGTATATATTAGCTAAAGATCCTGATAAAATTATGGTTGGCGAAATTATCAGAGCATTGGAAGGTCCAATCGAATTTGCCGAATGTATTGATGGTGGCGGCAATATGACGTGTATCAAATCACCGGAATGTGTAACAAGAGGTCTTTGGAAAGAAATTAGCGATAGTATCAGTAATGTTATCGATAATCGATCTTTACAGGATTTATTAAATAAATAA
- a CDS encoding bifunctional 4-hydroxy-3-methylbut-2-enyl diphosphate reductase/30S ribosomal protein S1, producing the protein MKIEIADKSGYCFGIENAMKMVQDTIASGQKKIYSLGPISHNTQETCRLADQGIVIIDDDEVEKIETGCIILRSHGVGKKIIETINKKGLLIINATCPFVRAVQKKVETHYREGFQIVIVGNKEHPEVIGANGWCDDKALIINDINQLENIERYDRICIVAQTTIIEFKFNAICEAIRSRVNEVVIFNTICSATAERQAAAAKTAKVVEYMIVIGGYHSSNTQKLVDICKSHCEKTCHIETIRDLDLAEVSKYQKIGITAGASTPDWIVKEVLEGMEEQNKIAEENVVVEVAAEEEPTVVVEEVVDTAEKDEYDDANFDFAAEIEESLKTIRRGAEIEGEVIHIAEDEVILNIGYKADGIIKKNDFTWRSDEVLSELVQLGDKVWCIVTDLNEGSGNVKLSKIKYDNRLVQKRLSDAFENKTVLEGTVKDISGNGLIVDIGFTDIYMPASQYHVRYVKDLNTLIGEKVKGIIIDYNPKRRRAILSQKIILEKDMKERREQIREMKEKRFEELNVDDVVKGVVKTITNFGIFVDLDGIDGFVHRSDLTWEKINEPKDIVEKGQEIEAKVIAKNEEDKKIKLSVKALMDRPWDDFIAKYNVDDEVEVTITNILDFGAFAQIIPGVEGLIHVSEISYNRVESVAAVLNTGDVLTVKIIGINPEKEKISLSKKATEEAPARPAPTPRSSNSGSNTGSGDREKNNNYGGGDRSRKPQQNRNNSNNNRNKTVYEETANVTLGDSFGNLFDGLFGDNEEE; encoded by the coding sequence ATGAAAATAGAAATTGCCGATAAATCAGGTTATTGCTTTGGCATTGAAAATGCCATGAAAATGGTTCAGGATACAATTGCATCCGGTCAAAAAAAGATTTATTCATTAGGTCCGATTAGCCATAATACCCAGGAAACCTGTCGTCTGGCAGATCAGGGGATTGTCATCATTGATGATGATGAAGTCGAAAAAATTGAGACTGGCTGCATCATTCTGCGTTCACATGGGGTTGGCAAAAAAATTATTGAAACGATCAACAAAAAAGGACTTTTAATAATTAATGCGACTTGCCCCTTTGTCCGAGCGGTTCAGAAAAAAGTGGAAACACATTATCGGGAAGGCTTTCAGATTGTCATCGTTGGAAATAAGGAACATCCGGAAGTGATTGGCGCAAATGGTTGGTGCGATGATAAAGCTTTAATTATTAATGATATAAATCAGTTGGAAAATATTGAAAGATATGATAGAATATGTATCGTGGCTCAGACCACCATTATCGAATTCAAATTTAATGCTATTTGTGAAGCGATACGGTCGAGAGTCAATGAAGTAGTTATATTTAATACTATTTGCAGTGCCACCGCTGAACGACAAGCAGCGGCGGCAAAAACTGCAAAAGTAGTAGAATATATGATCGTAATCGGTGGATACCACAGTTCGAATACTCAAAAACTGGTGGATATCTGCAAATCCCATTGCGAAAAAACTTGTCACATAGAAACCATCCGTGATTTAGATCTCGCTGAAGTAAGCAAGTACCAAAAAATTGGTATTACGGCAGGGGCGTCAACACCGGACTGGATCGTTAAGGAGGTATTGGAAGGTATGGAAGAGCAAAACAAAATTGCTGAGGAAAATGTAGTCGTAGAAGTAGCGGCTGAAGAAGAACCAACTGTAGTAGTTGAAGAAGTGGTGGATACCGCTGAAAAAGACGAATATGATGATGCTAATTTCGATTTCGCAGCAGAAATTGAAGAATCATTAAAAACTATTCGTCGGGGTGCTGAAATCGAAGGTGAAGTGATTCACATTGCCGAAGATGAAGTGATCTTAAATATCGGCTACAAAGCAGATGGAATTATCAAAAAGAATGACTTTACATGGAGAAGCGATGAGGTATTATCTGAACTTGTACAATTGGGCGACAAGGTTTGGTGTATCGTAACTGATTTAAATGAAGGTTCCGGAAATGTGAAACTTTCAAAAATTAAATATGATAACCGCCTTGTACAAAAACGGTTAAGTGATGCCTTTGAAAATAAAACAGTTTTAGAAGGAACCGTCAAAGATATTTCGGGAAATGGCTTAATTGTCGATATTGGATTCACCGATATTTATATGCCAGCTTCACAATATCATGTCCGTTATGTAAAAGATTTGAACACGCTGATCGGCGAAAAAGTAAAGGGTATTATCATTGATTATAACCCCAAACGTCGACGTGCGATTCTTTCACAAAAAATTATTCTTGAAAAAGATATGAAGGAACGTCGTGAACAAATTAGAGAAATGAAGGAAAAACGTTTTGAAGAATTAAACGTTGATGATGTTGTAAAGGGTGTTGTTAAAACCATTACTAACTTTGGAATCTTTGTTGATCTTGATGGAATTGATGGTTTTGTTCATCGTTCAGACTTAACTTGGGAAAAAATTAATGAGCCGAAAGATATTGTCGAAAAAGGCCAGGAAATTGAAGCTAAAGTTATTGCTAAAAATGAAGAAGACAAAAAAATCAAATTAAGCGTAAAAGCTTTAATGGATCGTCCATGGGATGATTTTATTGCTAAATATAATGTGGATGATGAAGTTGAAGTAACAATTACTAATATTTTAGATTTTGGTGCTTTTGCGCAAATCATTCCTGGCGTTGAAGGTTTGATTCACGTTTCAGAAATTAGTTATAATCGAGTTGAATCCGTTGCCGCAGTTTTAAACACAGGTGATGTTTTAACTGTAAAAATCATTGGGATTAATCCTGAAAAAGAAAAAATCAGCTTAAGTAAAAAAGCGACCGAAGAAGCACCGGCTCGTCCTGCTCCAACACCAAGAAGCAGTAATAGCGGCAGCAATACGGGCTCGGGAGACCGCGAAAAAAACAATAATTATGGTGGCGGTGATCGCAGCCGTAAACCACAACAAAATCGCAATAACAGTAATAACAATCGCAATAAAACCGTTTATGAAGAAACCGCGAACGTTACCCTTGGAGATTCTTTTGGTAATTTATTCGATGGTCTTTTCGGAGATAATGAAGAAGAATAA
- the cmk gene encoding (d)CMP kinase, which yields MQIAIDGPAGAGKSTIAKKIAKTYDMTYLDTGAMYRCIAHCVLDQIGDQFDNEAEIIRIAQETVIQFKGDLVFCNNKDVTKEIRTPLVSLHTSDIAKIKAVRDLMVRQQRDYAKDHAVVMDGRDIGSVVLPEAELKFFLDADILERAKRRKKELDAKGNDKALEEIKKDIENRDMNDRNRTEGPLIQVAEAIVIDTTGKSIDDVYDEIIKHINEALG from the coding sequence ATGCAAATTGCCATTGATGGCCCTGCCGGAGCAGGGAAAAGTACCATAGCTAAAAAAATAGCTAAAACTTATGATATGACGTATCTTGATACCGGTGCGATGTATCGGTGTATTGCCCATTGTGTTTTAGATCAGATCGGTGATCAATTTGACAATGAGGCCGAGATTATCAGAATTGCCCAAGAAACGGTGATCCAATTTAAAGGAGACCTGGTTTTTTGTAATAATAAAGATGTCACCAAAGAAATACGCACACCACTGGTTTCGTTACATACCTCCGATATCGCCAAAATAAAAGCAGTTCGCGATTTGATGGTGAGGCAGCAACGTGACTATGCCAAAGATCATGCGGTGGTTATGGATGGCCGAGACATTGGGTCGGTGGTACTGCCGGAGGCTGAACTTAAGTTTTTTCTGGATGCGGATATCCTTGAAAGAGCCAAACGTCGAAAAAAAGAACTTGACGCTAAGGGCAATGACAAAGCTTTGGAAGAAATAAAAAAAGACATCGAAAACCGGGATATGAATGATCGAAATCGGACCGAAGGTCCGCTGATACAGGTTGCTGAGGCTATAGTTATTGATACAACCGGCAAGAGTATTGATGATGTGTATGATGAAATAATAAAGCATATCAATGAGGCGCTCGGATGA
- a CDS encoding BaiN/RdsA family NAD(P)/FAD-dependent oxidoreductase, translating to MSRIAVIGGGPGGMMAAVAAGENGHQVDLYERNEKLGKKLYITGKGRCNLTNAIEIGDYFDNIVHNHRFMYSALYSFTNTDFMAFMENHGVALKTERGERVFPVSDKSSDVINAFKAALERSRCQVFLNAKIADLVIEKFAIKGIVMENGEVKNYDSVILATGGKSYASTGSDGNFFKVLKNGGHEISNLAPGLVPINTKADWPRELQGLALKNVALTLYKQSHKGQKKITSRLGEMLFTHFGISGPLVLSLSSYMTGDIKDYNLKLDLKPALSMEQMDNRIQRDFLKYQNKDFRNALGDLLPAKMIPVMVKLSGIEPETKINQITKEQRKKLVECFKELPIEIASLRDFSEAIITVGGVNTKQIDPATMASKIIDKLYIVGEMLDVDALTGGFNIQIAVSTGWLAGKSVI from the coding sequence ATGAGTCGAATAGCAGTAATTGGAGGCGGACCTGGCGGGATGATGGCGGCAGTAGCAGCTGGAGAAAATGGTCATCAGGTTGATTTATACGAGCGTAATGAGAAATTAGGAAAAAAGCTTTATATCACTGGTAAAGGACGTTGCAATCTCACGAATGCAATCGAGATTGGCGACTATTTTGATAATATCGTCCATAATCATCGTTTTATGTATAGTGCCCTGTATTCCTTCACAAATACCGATTTTATGGCTTTTATGGAGAATCATGGGGTAGCGCTTAAAACCGAGCGGGGAGAACGGGTTTTTCCGGTTTCTGACAAGTCCAGTGATGTCATCAATGCCTTTAAAGCAGCCTTGGAGCGTAGTCGATGTCAGGTGTTTCTGAATGCCAAAATAGCAGATCTAGTAATTGAAAAGTTTGCGATAAAAGGAATCGTAATGGAGAATGGCGAAGTCAAAAACTACGACAGTGTTATTCTGGCGACTGGCGGAAAGAGTTATGCATCCACTGGTTCCGATGGTAACTTTTTTAAAGTGCTAAAAAATGGCGGCCATGAGATCAGTAATCTGGCGCCGGGATTGGTGCCGATCAATACCAAAGCAGACTGGCCCCGGGAGCTTCAGGGATTGGCCCTTAAAAATGTAGCATTAACACTTTATAAACAAAGCCACAAAGGACAAAAGAAAATTACCTCACGATTAGGAGAAATGTTATTTACTCATTTTGGAATTTCGGGACCGCTGGTGTTGTCATTAAGTTCTTATATGACCGGTGATATTAAAGATTATAATCTAAAGCTCGATTTAAAGCCGGCATTGAGTATGGAACAAATGGATAATCGCATCCAACGTGATTTTCTAAAATATCAAAACAAAGATTTCAGGAACGCACTGGGTGATTTGTTGCCAGCCAAAATGATTCCGGTGATGGTTAAACTTTCCGGGATTGAGCCAGAAACAAAGATTAATCAGATTACCAAAGAACAACGAAAAAAACTGGTTGAATGTTTTAAAGAATTACCCATTGAGATTGCCAGTCTACGTGATTTTTCGGAAGCGATTATTACCGTCGGTGGGGTGAATACAAAGCAAATTGATCCGGCAACGATGGCCTCAAAAATAATCGACAAATTATATATTGTGGGGGAAATGTTGGATGTTGATGCGTTAACCGGCGGTTTTAATATCCAAATTGCGGTTTCAACCGGTTGGTTGGCGGGAAAATCCGTTATCTAA
- a CDS encoding MurR/RpiR family transcriptional regulator produces the protein MKEVANNKESRDIFSVIKKKYAKLSKSHKLIADYMISHYECVSEMSAVTVAKNVGVSEATVVRFSVTLGYEGYPEFRRALKNEINSKLTTIERIDMTLRNEEKEKALQETVHNVLKSDLSNINTTFEEFDYDIFKSCIDLILGARKVVIIGFRTTTLLTEHLGYYLNLILDNVRVVNYGVSDIYEHLIRINEEDVVIAISFPRYAQKTYEAVEFLKNKGVKIITISDNENAPINVFTEYRLIAKSDVYSFVDSLVAPLSLINALVISVGLRNIGKTKETFNELEEIWREHYIYTGDELKK, from the coding sequence TTGAAAGAAGTTGCGAACAATAAAGAAAGCAGAGATATTTTTTCGGTAATTAAGAAAAAATATGCCAAATTGAGCAAATCACATAAATTAATTGCCGACTATATGATTAGTCATTATGAATGTGTCTCTGAAATGTCAGCAGTGACAGTGGCAAAAAATGTTGGCGTCAGCGAAGCAACAGTGGTTCGTTTTTCGGTAACATTGGGATACGAAGGATATCCAGAGTTTCGCCGGGCGTTAAAAAATGAAATTAATAGCAAGCTTACGACGATTGAACGGATTGACATGACATTGAGAAACGAAGAAAAAGAAAAGGCCCTTCAAGAAACCGTTCATAATGTCTTAAAATCCGATCTTTCCAATATCAATACAACCTTTGAAGAATTTGATTATGATATCTTCAAATCGTGTATTGATTTGATTTTAGGAGCGCGAAAAGTTGTCATCATTGGGTTTCGCACGACTACGTTATTAACTGAACATTTGGGATATTATCTCAATCTTATTCTGGATAATGTGAGGGTTGTTAATTACGGCGTTTCGGATATTTATGAACATTTGATCCGGATTAATGAAGAAGATGTGGTTATTGCGATCAGTTTTCCGCGTTATGCCCAAAAAACCTATGAGGCGGTTGAATTTTTGAAAAATAAAGGGGTAAAAATTATTACGATTTCGGATAATGAAAACGCCCCCATCAATGTCTTTACTGAATATCGGTTGATCGCTAAAAGTGATGTTTACTCATTTGTGGATTCGTTGGTAGCACCGCTATCTTTAATTAACGCCCTCGTGATTTCGGTGGGGTTAAGAAATATTGGCAAAACCAAAGAAACGTTTAATGAACTTGAAGAAATATGGCGTGAGCATTATATTTACACAGGCGATGAATTAAAAAAATAG
- the nifS gene encoding cysteine desulfurase NifS, translating into MKRIYLDHAATTPVDPAVVETMLPFFTENFGNPSSVYSEGRAAKKSIEAARLQVAQAINADPREIYFTGSGSEADNWAIKGIAMKNKSKGNHIITSTIEHHAVLHTCEYLEKQGFEVTYLPVDKDGLISLEDLKNAIRKETILVSIMFANNEIGTIEPIKEIGEIVKEKGIIFHTDAVQALGNIPVDVKDLNVDLLSISAHKIYGPKGIGALYIRKGVPIDNLIHGGAQERKKRAGTENTAEIIAFGKAAEMANDHLETNANHMKTLRDRLIKGIMDNIPQVRLNGHPEKRLPGNANFCFDYIEGESILLSLDIIGIAGSSGSACTSGSLDPSHVLLAIGLPAGVAHGSLRLTIGKNTTTEDIDYVVENLIQIIERLRKMSPINADCPIDDAVFEKAAHHQH; encoded by the coding sequence ATGAAAAGAATATATTTAGACCATGCGGCTACAACGCCGGTTGATCCGGCCGTTGTGGAAACAATGCTTCCCTTTTTTACTGAAAACTTTGGCAATCCCTCTTCAGTATATTCAGAAGGCCGGGCTGCTAAAAAAAGTATTGAAGCGGCACGTTTGCAAGTGGCTCAGGCAATTAATGCCGATCCGCGCGAAATCTATTTTACCGGCAGTGGATCGGAAGCTGATAACTGGGCGATAAAAGGGATTGCGATGAAAAACAAATCAAAAGGCAATCACATTATTACCTCGACGATTGAACATCACGCCGTGCTTCACACTTGTGAATATCTTGAAAAACAGGGCTTTGAGGTAACTTATTTACCGGTCGATAAAGACGGCTTGATTTCGCTGGAAGATTTAAAAAATGCGATCAGAAAAGAGACGATTTTAGTAAGCATTATGTTTGCCAACAATGAAATCGGGACAATCGAACCGATTAAAGAAATTGGTGAAATTGTTAAGGAAAAAGGGATTATTTTTCATACCGATGCGGTTCAGGCATTAGGCAATATTCCGGTCGATGTGAAGGACTTGAATGTTGACTTACTTTCAATATCAGCACATAAAATCTATGGCCCTAAAGGAATCGGCGCATTATACATTAGAAAAGGTGTTCCGATCGACAATTTAATTCATGGCGGTGCTCAAGAACGTAAAAAACGGGCCGGAACAGAAAACACGGCTGAAATTATTGCTTTTGGAAAAGCCGCAGAAATGGCGAATGATCATTTAGAAACGAATGCAAATCATATGAAAACTTTGCGAGACCGCTTGATTAAGGGGATCATGGATAATATCCCGCAGGTTCGTTTGAATGGACATCCGGAAAAAAGATTGCCGGGAAATGCGAATTTTTGCTTTGATTACATTGAGGGAGAGTCCATTCTCTTAAGTTTAGATATTATCGGAATCGCCGGTTCAAGTGGTTCAGCGTGTACTTCGGGCTCCCTAGATCCATCCCACGTCTTGCTGGCGATTGGTTTGCCGGCTGGGGTTGCTCATGGTTCATTAAGGCTTACCATTGGAAAAAATACTACCACCGAAGACATCGATTATGTTGTCGAAAATCTCATTCAAATTATTGAACGATTAAGAAAAATGTCACCGATTAATGCCGATTGTCCAATTGATGATGCTGTTTTTGAAAAAGCGGCGCATCACCAACATTAA